One segment of Physeter macrocephalus isolate SW-GA chromosome 3, ASM283717v5, whole genome shotgun sequence DNA contains the following:
- the PDIK1L gene encoding serine/threonine-protein kinase PDIK1L isoform X1, translating into MIAPSPAPPPPLPPRQLHRPQTWLSDSDKRCSLPPGGAEARPPSSGCASPRLRGRGPLTAGIPGPRGGRCTRRSTPATPHTCPQLETLTLKMVSSQPKYDLIREVGRGSYGVVYEAVIRKTSARVAVKKIRCHAPENVELALREFWALSSIKSQHPNVIHLEECILQKDGMVQKMSHGSNSSLYLQLVETSLKGEIAFDPRSAYYLWFVMDFCDGGDMNEYLLSRKPNRKTNTSFMLQLSSALAFLHKNQIIHRDLKPDNILISQSRLDTSDLEPTLKVADFGLSKVCSAFGQNPEEPVSVNKCFLSTACGTDFYMAPEVWEGHYTAKADIFALGIIIWAMLERITFIDTETKKELLGSYVKQGTEIVPVGEALLENPKMELLIPVKKKSMNGRMKQLIKEMLAANPQDRPDAFELELRLVQIAFKDSSWET; encoded by the exons ATGATCGCACCcagccccgcgccgccgccgccgctgccgcctcGGCAACTGCACCGCCCGCAAACATGGCTCAGTGACTCTGACAAAAGGTGCAGCCTTCCTCCAGGTGGGGCGGAAGCCAGGCCTCCCAGCTCGGGCTGCGCCTCCCCGCGCCTCCGCGgaagaggcccgcttaccgcaggCATCCCAGGCCCGCGCGGAGGAAGATGCACCAGGCGTTCCACCCCAGCGACCCCGCACACCTGCCCGCAGCTCG AAACCTTGACCTTGAAGATGGTGAGTAGCCAGCCAAAGTACGATCTAATACGGGAGGTAGGCCGAGGTAGTTACGGTGTTGTATATGAAGCAGTCATCAGAAAGACCTCTGCACGGGTGGCAGTGAAGAAAATTCGATGCCATGCACCTGAAAATGTTGAACTAGCCCTGCGTGAGTTCTGGGCACTAAGCAGTATCAAGAGCCAACATCCAAATGTGATTCACTTGGAGGAATGCATCCTACAAAAGGATGGGATGGTGCAAAAGATGTCCCACGGCTCTAATTCTTCCCTTTATTTACAG cTTGTAGAGACTTCACTAAAGGGAGAAATTGCCTTTGATCCCAGAAGCGCCTATTACTTGTGGTTTGTGATGGATTTTTGTGACGGAGGAGATATGAATGAGTATCTGTTGTCCAGGAAACCCAATCGTAAAACTAACACCAGCTTCATGCTTCAGCTGAGCAGTGCCCTGGCTTTCTTGCATAAAAACCAGATCATCCATCGAGATCTAAAGCCTGATAACATCCTGATTTCTCAAAGCCGGTTGGATACCAGTGACTTGGAACCCACACTAAAAGTGGCTGATTTTGGTCTAAGTAAAGTTTGTTCAGCATTTGGGCAGAATCCAGAAGAACCTGTCAGTGTAAACAAGTGTTTCCTTTCCACAGCGTGTGGAACAGATTTCTACATGGCCCCTGAAGTGTGGGAGGGACATTACACAGCAAAAGCTGACATCTTTGCTCTGGGGATTATCATCTGGGCAATGCTGGAAAGGATCACATTCATagacacagagacaaagaaggaactCTTGGGGAGTTATGTAAAACAAGGAACTGAGATCGTGCCTGTTGGGGAGGCACTTCTTGAAAATCCCAAAATGGAACTTCTCATTCCTGTGAAGAAAAAGTCTATGAATGGGCGAATGAAACAACTGATTAAGGAAATGCTGGCTGCAAACCCTCAGGATCGTCCAGATGCTTTTGAACTAGAACTCAGATTAGTACAAATTGCATTTAAAGATAGCAGCTGGGAAACGTGA
- the PDIK1L gene encoding serine/threonine-protein kinase PDIK1L isoform X2, giving the protein MVSSQPKYDLIREVGRGSYGVVYEAVIRKTSARVAVKKIRCHAPENVELALREFWALSSIKSQHPNVIHLEECILQKDGMVQKMSHGSNSSLYLQLVETSLKGEIAFDPRSAYYLWFVMDFCDGGDMNEYLLSRKPNRKTNTSFMLQLSSALAFLHKNQIIHRDLKPDNILISQSRLDTSDLEPTLKVADFGLSKVCSAFGQNPEEPVSVNKCFLSTACGTDFYMAPEVWEGHYTAKADIFALGIIIWAMLERITFIDTETKKELLGSYVKQGTEIVPVGEALLENPKMELLIPVKKKSMNGRMKQLIKEMLAANPQDRPDAFELELRLVQIAFKDSSWET; this is encoded by the exons ATGGTGAGTAGCCAGCCAAAGTACGATCTAATACGGGAGGTAGGCCGAGGTAGTTACGGTGTTGTATATGAAGCAGTCATCAGAAAGACCTCTGCACGGGTGGCAGTGAAGAAAATTCGATGCCATGCACCTGAAAATGTTGAACTAGCCCTGCGTGAGTTCTGGGCACTAAGCAGTATCAAGAGCCAACATCCAAATGTGATTCACTTGGAGGAATGCATCCTACAAAAGGATGGGATGGTGCAAAAGATGTCCCACGGCTCTAATTCTTCCCTTTATTTACAG cTTGTAGAGACTTCACTAAAGGGAGAAATTGCCTTTGATCCCAGAAGCGCCTATTACTTGTGGTTTGTGATGGATTTTTGTGACGGAGGAGATATGAATGAGTATCTGTTGTCCAGGAAACCCAATCGTAAAACTAACACCAGCTTCATGCTTCAGCTGAGCAGTGCCCTGGCTTTCTTGCATAAAAACCAGATCATCCATCGAGATCTAAAGCCTGATAACATCCTGATTTCTCAAAGCCGGTTGGATACCAGTGACTTGGAACCCACACTAAAAGTGGCTGATTTTGGTCTAAGTAAAGTTTGTTCAGCATTTGGGCAGAATCCAGAAGAACCTGTCAGTGTAAACAAGTGTTTCCTTTCCACAGCGTGTGGAACAGATTTCTACATGGCCCCTGAAGTGTGGGAGGGACATTACACAGCAAAAGCTGACATCTTTGCTCTGGGGATTATCATCTGGGCAATGCTGGAAAGGATCACATTCATagacacagagacaaagaaggaactCTTGGGGAGTTATGTAAAACAAGGAACTGAGATCGTGCCTGTTGGGGAGGCACTTCTTGAAAATCCCAAAATGGAACTTCTCATTCCTGTGAAGAAAAAGTCTATGAATGGGCGAATGAAACAACTGATTAAGGAAATGCTGGCTGCAAACCCTCAGGATCGTCCAGATGCTTTTGAACTAGAACTCAGATTAGTACAAATTGCATTTAAAGATAGCAGCTGGGAAACGTGA